A region of Pseudomonas sp. Marseille-Q3773 DNA encodes the following proteins:
- a CDS encoding AraC family transcriptional regulator, with the protein MQLPRHVDANAPLCALIRRLATRPGFVPTHLPQVQVLSWDHYVASSPQIYEPSLMILAQGSKLARLGLRTLEYGAGHYLVQALSVPFMCETFATPEAPLLGVAVHIDRGVLGELVQSMDLAPDAAVQAQTPQSMTSAALDAPMRECVERLLHCLQDPLDAKVLGPARVREVLYTALRGPQAGVLRALVEQQGHFARIGAALAHLREHYAEPLSVEALAARANMSVSTFHEHFKRCTDMAPMQYLKRLRLLKAQQMLIGESLGVAQAAHRVGYQSTSQFSREYKRQFNRSPGDELPYQSLPV; encoded by the coding sequence ATGCAACTGCCCCGCCACGTCGACGCCAATGCACCGCTTTGTGCCCTGATCCGCCGCCTCGCCACACGCCCCGGCTTCGTGCCCACACACCTGCCCCAGGTGCAGGTACTGAGTTGGGACCATTACGTGGCCAGCAGCCCGCAGATCTACGAACCCAGCCTGATGATCCTGGCCCAGGGCAGCAAACTGGCACGCCTGGGGCTACGAACCCTGGAATACGGCGCCGGGCATTATCTGGTGCAGGCATTGTCGGTGCCGTTCATGTGCGAAACCTTTGCCACCCCAGAAGCGCCGTTGTTGGGCGTGGCGGTGCACATCGACCGCGGCGTGCTCGGGGAACTGGTGCAAAGCATGGACCTGGCGCCGGATGCAGCGGTGCAGGCACAAACGCCGCAATCGATGACCTCGGCGGCGCTCGATGCACCGATGCGCGAATGCGTGGAACGCCTGCTGCACTGCCTGCAGGACCCGCTGGATGCCAAGGTGCTGGGGCCGGCGCGGGTACGCGAGGTGCTGTATACCGCCTTGCGTGGCCCACAGGCGGGCGTATTGCGGGCATTGGTCGAGCAACAAGGGCATTTTGCCCGCATTGGCGCGGCCCTCGCCCACTTGCGCGAGCACTACGCCGAGCCACTGAGCGTGGAGGCGCTGGCCGCGCGTGCCAACATGAGCGTGTCGACCTTCCACGAGCATTTCAAGCGCTGCACTGATATGGCGCCGATGCAATACCTCAAGCGCCTGCGCTTGCTCAAGGCCCAGCAGATGCTGATTGGCGAAAGCCTGGGGGTGGCCCAGGCGGCCCACCGGGTGGGGTACCAGAGCACCTCGCAGTTCAGCCGCGAATACAAGCGCCAGTTCAACCGCAGCCCAGGCGACGAATTACCCTATCAAAGCTTGCCGGTTTGA
- a CDS encoding PAAR domain-containing protein produces the protein MKRVVRLGDKTNHGGIVIDSIPHTNLNGKPMAGKGNMVFCPLCKGEFPIVEGSDTYRVNGVPVALDGMKTACGASLIASASHGSVHS, from the coding sequence ATGAAGAGAGTAGTTAGACTTGGCGACAAAACCAATCATGGAGGAATAGTTATTGACTCCATTCCCCACACCAACCTCAACGGCAAACCAATGGCCGGCAAAGGCAACATGGTTTTCTGCCCTCTATGCAAAGGCGAGTTTCCCATCGTCGAGGGCAGTGATACCTACCGCGTTAACGGAGTACCCGTCGCGCTCGATGGCATGAAGACCGCATGCGGGGCAAGCTTGATTGCCAGCGCCTCACACGGCAGCGTCCATAGTTGA
- the calA gene encoding vanillin reductase, translated as MYTAIGYAAQTPTSPLAPMTFERRSPRPDDVAIEILYCGVCHSDIHQSRNEWGIAVYPLMPGHEIIGRVTAVGDKVTAHKVGDLVGVGCMVDACRHCEACAKDLEQYCLEGPTMTYATPDRVDGSNTMGGYSSSIVVSEHFVLRIPAGMDLPSAAPILCAGITTYSPLKHHGVGPGHKVGILGMGGLGHMGIKLAKALGAEVTLFTRSQAKAEEARRQGADHVIVSTDAGQMRAAAGRFDFLLDTIPVQHDLNPYLETLKFDGVHILVGLIEPIDPAVHAANLVLKRRVLAGSLIGGIAETQEVLDFCAEHDIRCDIELLDIRNINQAYERMIAGDVKYRFVIDMATLKG; from the coding sequence ATGTACACTGCCATCGGTTATGCCGCCCAGACTCCCACCAGCCCCCTGGCGCCCATGACTTTCGAGCGCCGCAGCCCGCGCCCGGACGACGTCGCCATCGAGATCCTGTATTGCGGCGTGTGTCACTCCGACATCCACCAGTCCCGCAACGAATGGGGCATTGCCGTATACCCACTGATGCCTGGCCACGAAATCATCGGCCGCGTCACCGCGGTGGGCGACAAGGTGACTGCGCACAAGGTCGGTGACCTGGTCGGGGTCGGCTGCATGGTCGACGCCTGTCGCCATTGCGAAGCCTGTGCCAAGGACCTGGAACAGTACTGCCTGGAAGGCCCGACCATGACCTATGCCACCCCGGACCGGGTCGACGGCAGCAATACCATGGGCGGGTACTCCAGCAGCATCGTGGTCAGCGAACACTTCGTGCTGCGCATTCCGGCTGGCATGGACCTGCCCAGCGCTGCGCCGATCCTGTGTGCCGGCATTACCACCTATTCGCCGTTGAAGCACCATGGCGTCGGCCCTGGGCACAAGGTCGGCATCCTTGGCATGGGCGGCCTTGGCCACATGGGCATCAAGCTGGCCAAGGCCCTGGGCGCCGAGGTGACGCTGTTCACCCGTTCGCAAGCCAAGGCCGAGGAGGCGCGTCGCCAGGGCGCCGACCATGTGATCGTGTCCACCGATGCCGGGCAGATGCGCGCAGCAGCCGGGCGGTTCGACTTCCTGCTCGACACCATCCCGGTGCAGCATGACCTCAATCCCTACCTGGAAACACTGAAGTTCGATGGCGTGCATATTCTGGTAGGCCTGATCGAACCGATCGACCCGGCTGTGCACGCGGCCAATCTGGTGTTGAAGCGTCGGGTGCTGGCGGGGTCCCTGATCGGCGGGATCGCCGAAACCCAGGAAGTGCTGGATTTCTGCGCCGAGCATGACATTCGCTGCGATATCGAATTGCTGGATATTCGCAACATCAACCAGGCCTACGAGCGGATGATTGCCGGTGATGTGAAGTACCGCTTCGTCATCGACATGGCCACACTCAAGGGCTGA
- a CDS encoding PAAR domain-containing protein, with protein sequence MRPIIRFGDTTDHGGKVIDAIPHTSLNGKPMAGKGNMVFCPLCKGEFPIIEGSDTYRVNGVPVALDGMKTACGASLIASASHGSVHS encoded by the coding sequence ATGAGACCCATAATACGATTCGGGGACACCACCGATCATGGAGGGAAGGTGATCGACGCAATTCCGCACACCAGCCTCAATGGCAAGCCTATGGCTGGCAAGGGCAACATGGTTTTCTGCCCTCTATGCAAAGGCGAATTCCCCATCATCGAGGGTAGTGATACTTACCGCGTGAACGGAGTGCCCGTCGCGCTCGACGGCATGAAGACTGCGTGCGGGGCAAGCTTGATTGCCAGCGCATCACACGGCAGCGTCCACAGCTGA